One genomic region from uncultured Cohaesibacter sp. encodes:
- a CDS encoding TIGR03862 family flavoprotein: MQEKKKTVAIVGAGAAGLMAADSLSALRPDLSIHLFDAMPSPARKILMAGKSGLNISHRSGLANPDAFAKHYDKAADWMQPMLEDFGTKAILDWMEMLGQPHFVGSTGRIFPKVMKASPLLRALMKRLEERGATLATKHRWIGWNEAGALLFHTEHGEQCFEADACLLALGGPSWPRLGTDGAFLAPLIAQGIACVPYRPSNCGFDVDLPEDFGKEWAGTPVKSVRLSFGGKSISGDFVLSHHEPKNASGTGASDIDHCGGQCAIEGGPVYALSAPMRDALENDGSVILSIDLRPNLTLAQVKERLCRPRGKQSFSNHLRRSLKLQGVQAALLKALTDKSVMNDIDQLSSAIKNLSLRVTAPRPIAEAISTAGGVLLEELDETLMVKRAPGLFIAGEMLDWEAPTGGYLLTGCLSQGFRAAKGIAHYLDAKA, from the coding sequence ATGCAAGAGAAAAAGAAGACTGTCGCGATTGTTGGCGCGGGCGCTGCTGGCCTTATGGCTGCAGACAGCCTCTCGGCCCTACGCCCAGACCTGTCCATCCATCTGTTTGACGCAATGCCGAGCCCTGCGCGCAAGATCCTTATGGCAGGCAAAAGCGGTCTCAACATCTCTCATCGGTCAGGCCTTGCCAATCCCGACGCCTTTGCCAAGCATTATGACAAGGCGGCTGACTGGATGCAGCCCATGCTTGAAGATTTTGGCACCAAGGCCATTCTCGACTGGATGGAGATGTTGGGGCAGCCTCATTTTGTCGGCTCGACGGGTCGGATTTTTCCCAAAGTCATGAAAGCCTCCCCCCTTCTCCGCGCCTTGATGAAACGCCTTGAAGAACGCGGCGCAACCTTGGCAACGAAGCACCGCTGGATCGGTTGGAACGAGGCCGGTGCATTGCTGTTCCATACAGAGCATGGGGAGCAATGCTTTGAAGCGGACGCCTGTCTTCTGGCTCTTGGAGGCCCCAGTTGGCCACGCCTTGGAACAGACGGAGCCTTTTTAGCGCCCCTCATCGCTCAAGGCATCGCATGTGTGCCCTATCGCCCTTCCAATTGCGGCTTTGATGTCGATCTGCCGGAAGACTTCGGCAAGGAATGGGCTGGCACACCGGTGAAGTCAGTGCGCCTTTCCTTTGGAGGGAAATCTATCAGCGGAGATTTTGTACTCTCTCACCATGAACCCAAGAATGCATCTGGAACCGGCGCATCGGATATTGATCATTGTGGGGGCCAATGCGCAATCGAAGGAGGGCCTGTCTATGCGCTCTCTGCCCCTATGCGCGATGCTTTGGAAAATGACGGCAGTGTTATCCTGAGCATCGATCTGCGCCCCAATCTGACACTTGCGCAAGTCAAAGAGCGCCTTTGTCGTCCGCGCGGCAAACAATCATTCTCAAACCATTTACGGCGCAGCCTCAAGCTTCAGGGCGTGCAGGCCGCTCTGCTCAAGGCTCTGACGGACAAATCCGTAATGAATGATATTGATCAGCTCTCAAGCGCCATCAAAAATCTGTCACTCAGGGTAACGGCCCCTCGCCCCATCGCCGAGGCGATAAGCACCGCGGGCGGCGTGTTGCTTGAAGAGTTGGATGAAACGCTGATGGTAAAAAGAGCACCGGGATTGTTTATCGCCGGGGAGATGCTGGATTGGGAAGCTCCAACGGGAGGCTATCTGCTCACAGGCTGTCTCTCACAAGGCTTCCGTGCAGCCAAAGGCATTGCGCATTATCTGGATGCAAAAGCGTGA
- a CDS encoding transglutaminase-like cysteine peptidase — MAGVASAGLIVVLAPNNALAAAGTMRMTERTSPPAGHVYYCANNPAACNRYGQGTVALSQESWNQLLEVNASINRSIKARADGQIDEWSAYVTEGDCEDYALTKQQELLSKGWPSDALLLTTAFLKDGTYHAVLVVRTDRGEFVLDNLNPAILPWQDVPYRWNKRQAVGNPTIWQRVAGAPEPRTQRPVAGFRLRGTQ; from the coding sequence TTGGCAGGCGTAGCGTCAGCCGGCCTGATTGTCGTGCTCGCGCCCAACAATGCTCTGGCCGCAGCCGGCACAATGCGTATGACAGAACGGACCAGCCCTCCAGCCGGTCATGTCTACTACTGTGCAAACAACCCCGCTGCGTGCAATCGCTACGGTCAAGGCACAGTTGCACTCTCTCAAGAGAGCTGGAATCAGCTGCTTGAAGTGAATGCCTCGATCAACAGGAGCATCAAGGCCCGTGCAGACGGACAAATTGATGAGTGGTCAGCCTATGTAACTGAAGGCGACTGCGAAGATTATGCCCTTACAAAGCAACAAGAACTGCTCAGTAAAGGCTGGCCATCTGATGCTCTGCTGCTAACAACTGCCTTTCTGAAAGATGGCACCTATCACGCTGTGCTGGTGGTCAGGACCGACCGCGGTGAATTTGTGCTGGATAATCTAAATCCTGCAATCCTGCCGTGGCAGGACGTACCCTATCGCTGGAATAAGCGACAGGCCGTGGGGAATCCAACGATTTGGCAACGGGTGGCGGGAGCCCCCGAGCCGAGGACACAGCGCCCGGTGGCCGGTTTCCGACTTCGCGGAACCCAATAG
- a CDS encoding acetyl-CoA hydrolase/transferase C-terminal domain-containing protein, with protein MGMYGTLEDRVRCPFLMNKVMKVEDTIDMFKDGMNLGWSGFTPAGYPKAVPIALAEHVEKNNLQGKLKFNLFIGASVGAETEGRWADNDMIDRRWPYQTGKNIAKAINEGRIRMGDKHLSLFAQDLAYGFYTKDSKSGKLDLAIIEVSAVTEDGCLVPSASVGVIPEIIQTCDNIILEVNTAMPSYEGMHDIMVLHAPPHREIIGITKANSRIGMPCIPCDPSKIVAIVESEYTDKGRALADPDEGSVAIASHLLDFFKNEVKHNRLPENLLPLQSGVGSIANAVVGGLANGPFYNLSVYTEVLQDGMLDLFDSGRLDYASSCSLSLSQDNGMPRFIERREFYQDKIILRPLSISNNPEVARRLGVIAMNTPIEIDMYGHANSTLISGTRIVNGIGGSGDFLRSGFLKIMHTPSVRPSKTDPTGICCVVPHAQHIDHTEHDLDVVVTEQGLADLRGLAPRDRAHCIINNCVHPDYKDIMNEYFDMAEKDCIRRGVGHEPQLWDRVFKMQLNLAQNGTMKIKNWDMKVDLCE; from the coding sequence ATGGGTATGTATGGAACACTGGAAGATCGAGTCCGCTGTCCATTCCTTATGAACAAAGTCATGAAGGTGGAAGACACCATCGACATGTTCAAGGATGGCATGAACTTGGGTTGGTCCGGTTTTACGCCTGCAGGGTATCCAAAGGCTGTGCCTATCGCACTGGCCGAGCATGTCGAGAAAAATAATCTTCAAGGCAAACTGAAGTTCAACCTGTTCATCGGTGCTTCCGTTGGTGCTGAGACCGAAGGGCGCTGGGCCGACAACGACATGATCGACCGCCGCTGGCCTTACCAGACCGGCAAGAACATCGCCAAGGCCATCAACGAAGGCCGCATCCGCATGGGCGACAAGCATTTGTCTCTGTTCGCTCAGGATCTGGCCTACGGCTTCTACACCAAGGATTCCAAATCCGGTAAGCTCGACCTTGCAATTATCGAGGTGTCAGCTGTTACCGAAGACGGATGTCTTGTTCCTTCCGCTTCTGTTGGCGTGATCCCTGAAATCATCCAGACCTGCGACAACATCATTCTTGAAGTCAACACTGCGATGCCTTCCTATGAAGGTATGCATGACATCATGGTTCTGCATGCTCCTCCGCATCGTGAAATCATCGGTATCACCAAGGCAAACAGCCGTATCGGCATGCCTTGCATTCCTTGTGACCCGAGCAAGATCGTTGCTATCGTCGAATCCGAATATACCGACAAGGGCCGCGCTCTGGCCGATCCGGATGAAGGCTCTGTCGCAATCGCCAGCCATCTGCTCGACTTCTTCAAGAACGAAGTGAAGCATAACCGTTTGCCAGAGAACCTGCTGCCACTGCAGTCTGGTGTTGGCTCCATCGCCAACGCAGTTGTCGGTGGTCTGGCCAATGGTCCATTCTATAACCTCAGTGTTTATACAGAAGTGCTGCAGGACGGCATGCTGGATCTGTTCGACTCCGGCCGCCTCGACTATGCGTCTTCCTGTTCGCTGTCTCTTTCTCAGGATAACGGCATGCCGCGCTTCATTGAGCGCCGCGAGTTCTATCAGGACAAGATCATTCTGCGTCCGCTGTCCATCTCCAATAACCCCGAAGTGGCTCGCCGCCTCGGTGTGATTGCGATGAACACGCCGATCGAAATCGACATGTATGGCCATGCCAACTCGACCTTGATCAGCGGTACCCGCATCGTGAACGGCATCGGCGGGTCGGGTGACTTCCTGCGCTCCGGCTTCCTGAAGATCATGCATACGCCATCGGTTCGTCCATCCAAGACCGACCCGACCGGCATCTGCTGCGTTGTTCCTCACGCCCAGCATATCGACCACACTGAGCATGACCTCGACGTTGTGGTAACCGAGCAGGGTCTTGCTGACTTGCGTGGTCTGGCTCCTCGTGATCGTGCGCATTGCATCATCAACAACTGCGTCCATCCGGATTACAAGGACATCATGAACGAGTATTTCGACATGGCCGAGAAAGACTGTATCCGTCGCGGCGTGGGCCACGAGCCTCAGCTGTGGGATCGCGTCTTCAAGATGCAGCTCAATCTTGCCCAGAATGGCACGATGAAAATCAAGAACTGGGACATGAAAGTCGATCTTTGCGAATAG